The Buteo buteo chromosome 3, bButBut1.hap1.1, whole genome shotgun sequence genomic sequence TCTCCCTTATAAAATGtgaattgttttttaataagtttaATAGTGGGATGCTATAGAAAATGACTGCATCATTCACAGTCTGTTTATCAAATTCTTTCCTGCGCAAATACTCCTAGTTAAGCTGATGCTTTCAAACTGAAGCAGGTAACATCTGGTCTGGTCTGTGAAGACCAGACTGCAACTGCTTCATCTCTCACTGCGGGCATTTGCCGAGGCAGGTTCTCCCCCAGGAACCAGATCACAGAGGGTCCCTGCTCTCATTTTATACGTCTGCCCCAGTTTGCTGCAGAACCAGGTGAAACGTGAAGCTGACAGAATTACTTCCATAACTTCTCACCAGCATGACCAGGGGGTTTGCAATCTGCCTcggaggttttttctttctagcagtTCAATTCTTTCAGTCTCGCTGGAttgctctttttgttttgaactttTTGTATGATTGCCTTTCTAACCCAGCTACTACCTCCACAAAACGGCCCCTGAATAGCAAGATGCTATTCCAACGTGCTGCATACTGCACCGCAGTCCTAGGCGAGGGGCATAATTATACCTACGCTTGTGGCAGGTCAGTGCCTGTCTTCCTCGGTGATGGTCTCTGTGGGGCATACTGGGAGAGATAACTAAAAGCAATTGATGTATGAAAAATCCTGATAGCTGTTTGTCGCTACGGTGAAGGAAGCATAAAAGCAGAGTTACCCATTGGTTTTCCCATCTCCCCATGATGACAGCAGGTCCAAATGATCGAGCAGGGTTCATACTGGCACCGGTGTAATTGATctaaggcagagaaaaaatgttACCTGTTATTAAAATCTAGACGATAGTTATTCATTTTCTGCTATTCCTTGTACTACGGGGACACCCTGGTTTTGCATGGCTTCTAATCATGACAGCAACTATTGTCACTCAGGTCCTGAGTCTTATCATGAAATTAACAAACTCATCACATAAACAGGCAGAAAACCCAAGGGGACCCTCCTGCTACTCCAAAGGGTTTTGGCATGGATCCATAAAGAATACAGCAGCTATACAGCTAGAACGGCTATAAAGGCCACAGAAACTTCCATTTACTTCTGAAGTAGTCATAAAGGGACAAGGGgtctattttttaaagagaagccATTAACTTACAGCAAATAAATGTCCAATTGCAACAGAAAATCCAATTGCTAAAGCTACTGAACCAGTGACATCACTTCGTTTTGAATCACAGCTGGCAAAAATAGTAAAAACCAGCTGGAATGTAATTATCAACTCCACCAGGAGTCCATGGCCAGCAGAAAGATCCCCGTGTacctgaaagaaaggaaagaaacactgGAGATGAAACAAAGGTGATTTTGTAAATCAGAAAGCCACCACATACATTAATTGTATTTCAATGAAAGTTATTTCTAAATGGTACACAGTGAAAGACAACAAGGAAATTTAGAAGTACAGGTTCCCCAACCCCTtatccctgtttttttttgagAGCCATGGAAAATTACTGCTGGACTAAGAACAGAGGCTTAACAGTAACAtccaacaagaacttcaaagtTAGACTGTAGAAGTGTAGTTTATTTTTACACAGGGATTTGCAAATGCTGCACTTCCCcttcaccatttttttcttgggagCGCTGTAATTTACTATTCAATTATAAATTCATTAATTAGCCCTGacttaattaatttaaatttcaattaaaaattaagcagtgTGCGGCTCaagtgcatttttaataagTCCTGCAACAGGGCTAACTGATGGCATTCCTTATTAGTTTAGAACAAAGCTGAAATCTAAGCCACAATCTATTTCAAAAGTATGTCATTTTAAATTGATGTTTTTTCAATCCCCATCATAATGGCATAGAATTAATTTCCCCCTCCCTAGCCCATATAGAAATGGCATTTCACGcatatattatttaaattttgtatgTAAATTAACATTACCTGCTGTCATCAGATTTGGGGAAGTTCTAGGAAAGAGAACTTCTATAAAAGGAACAGCTGTAGATATGACACTGCATAAACTCATCCTAAGGAGAGCTTTAAGCCCCATCTAGATATTGTAAATAAACCAGCAAGCTCTTAAAACCTCTCCTTGAGCTCTCTTTATTCTGTGTGACACTGATTATATTTTCTTAGGCTCTAAGCTAGTCTAGTTAAGAGCCGGAGAAGTGATTACCGCAGTGACTCCCAGGCCTCCCACCACGCTTGGTGGTGTGACGAGGTAAAGGATGCCCGCGCCCACGATGGCTCCCAGGCACTGGGCGAGAATGTAGAAGACGGACTTGGCGAGGCTGATCTTCCTCGTGCAGACCATCGCCACGGTCACAGCAGGGTTAATGTGGCCTCCACTGATGTGTCCAAAGCACTGCACCATGGTTGCAATGCTGAGTCCAAAGCAGAGGGAGATAAGGACCATGTCTACAGGCAGGGGCTTCTCTGCTCCACCCCAGTTGATTGTGGAGCCGAGGCTGAGGAGGACAAAAATGAGCATGGCCAAAAATTCAGCCGAAACGGCCTTCCAGAAGGGCTGAGTCCAGACTCCTTTAAATGCCACCATGATGCTTTCACACTTACACAGACGCCCACActtactgaaaaggaaaacacagcttcatCAGAAGTCACCAAATAAGCCTTTTGCTGTCCTGTTGGGGGTTGCTATCCAGCAGActttggagagaaggaggcaaTGCCGAGCATCCTTGGGCTAGGACAACCACAGACACACACTGTCAGAGCAGGCTGCCCTTAAAACATGACCAGGGTTTAAGCATCTGCAGGACACAAGGTGATTAACCACCCCCTGTGAGGAGCCTGCCTGTATAGCTTCAGTTCACAAAAAGCaacctctgtatttttttatataagtgAGTATGAAAATAAGTCTACACTTCTACACTAGCTGACCTCTGCCTGACTTAGACTCTGTAAAGCCCTACCACTTCCAGTGGCCAGTTGACCATCATACTCATTAAATCAGTGGGTATCCTCTTTTTCTAAGCAAAGCTACTTTTCACAAAGCAGGTATGATAATTCCATAAAAAGCGGTATCTTAGTCAAACCCTATGGGTTTTGATAACAGCGTTGGGAGGTTGCTCTGGGAGCTATAAGAGAAAGTCTATTTGTTTGAACATTCACTTTCAATTTATATTCACGCAAAGAGCAGTTTCTTCACTGTGGACATAGGGTAAAAATTGAATTCAGCCAGGTGAATAGATGCAATCCTAAATTCTGACCTTTAAATCAATCATGCAATCAATACAGTGCTTTCTTTTGGGCAAAGGGTGCCAAGTAAGCTGTGGAATGGAgcaatattttctgtttgtgtggTATGTAGCTCTGTATGGCAAAGAAAGAAGTGTCTTGATTTTTCCACTCCTATGTGGAGATCCTATTTATTAGTCTACACTGCCTTCCTGATGAGCTACAATTTTGCTAGATGTTCAGATACCTATGAAAGTGGGTCaccaaagaaaaagttatttgtGGTATTAATAAATTAGGAGAATAAGCCAAAAGGGAAGCATTTTAATGAGTTTCTAAGGAATGCTAACAAGATTCTTctctaaaaacaaaagcaaaaaacctccaacccctccaaaaagcaaaaaacaaaggaaagaatatTCAGCTGCTACGTTTGGGAACAGAATTTCAAGTGGAAGATGGATGAATTTATGCTCAGTTATCTAAGGTAACTGAGCTACAATGCATATTTAATACCACTTACATCAGAAAGAAGCACAAAAGGCATGTCTGGCCTTTTCAAGTTCTTGCAAGAGGAATGGCCCATGAATTTCTTAACAGTTGCAGAGAGTTAGAGAAAGGCAATTTAATCCTGTGACTGgagcaaataatttgtttccCTGTCTCATTTCTTATGCTAATATACTGTATCTTTTGGATAGGTCATGTGAACTCTATCTCAGTTCTCTAGACTCTCAGATGAGAACAAGAATTACAAGAATTACATTATCTCCTGCAAATGGCTGTTGTAAAGCACTTGTGAAGTGATCTGAGAGACTTGAGCAGGACCTGCTCCGCCAGAGAACTAAAGCCAGAAcctcaaaagagaaaaaaagccattccCCAAATCTTCTGATTTTGGGTCAAACCTGAGACAAACTGAAAGCTGTTTTTGTAAGATCTCATATTAACAGTCAGTTAATGACCAACTATCTAGACTGGACTTTTTGTTCAAAATGGCTCCAAAATCATCACCTCCCCCAGTACAAAAGCTCACAGGTATTTGGTCGTCCTTACCTTTGAACCCTATGTCCAGATTCTCACTGAAACCTAAAGGCTCACTAACAATTTAATTTAGTGGCCTGAGTAAGACAAAGGTGCTATACCCATACTGAGAAGAGCTCACTTTCCCAGGGCATGTCCCAGGTGAACATTTAATATAGGGATGAGGCATATCCTGAAGTCCATGGCAAAGAAACCTGCACACACAGACAAGGGAAGTGGCACTCATCTAGCCTTTCAGCCCCAACTCAGTTGGGATGCAACCTGGATTTCCCCGAGCTTTTGCTTGCACTTATTCTTGCTCAGCAAAACTCAAGCCCTGGTGTTCTATTCCAGACTTCTGCAAGATTTTTTCCAAGCACCAAGGGCACTATAGGGGGAATGCAGATTTTTTGAGCATGGGAGAGAGGGGTACAGTGACTCTTGGCTTCTCCATCGGAGTGTGCCTGGCCATCCCATAAGATCTACAAATTAACTGCATTCCTTCATCCTGTAGAAGTGGACAGAAAAGGGTGTTTGTATTGGGTATCAAAACCATGCAGTTAGCTTCCTTCTAGTTGTGGAACATCTTGGAAGAACACATCGAGAGTAAGTGCGTGTGCACCTGCACGCACGTGTGCAAAAGAGAGCCAGGGAGGATCTGGAAGATCACACCTTCTACTGAACTGCCAATGGGCTTGTCTAGAAGGAGGCTACCTCTTAGGAAGGGCAGATCTCGTGCTGCTTCTCTAGCTGAGACCACCTCCAATCAATTCAGTCAATGTTTACAGccctgaaaatgcaaaaatgctgCATGCAAGCCAAAAGCATAACTCAAACATAGAAGCTTGCTCATCAACATAAAGAAAGTTTCTGTTCTTCTAAAACAGCATGctacctggaaaaaaataaaaatggtagaACTACACTGTCAGCCATACTTCGACAGTAAATGATCTAAACATCTATTTTTAATGCGCACATGTATTGCCGAAGcagtctgtttttctgtgattctaataCCCAGCAAAATGCCCAGCTGTCATGGCCAAATCCTTCTTTCAAACTGCACACCTTTCTTCCCCACAGCAAACGCTAATAAAAGCTTAATACTGTGTTTGAGCCCCGAATCCAGGTTTTCACTTCAATCCAAGGGCTATCAGCAGCTTAGTAATCAACACCATCTCCAACatccactcttttttttcagcatgcaGTTAATTTAAAGGCTTGCGATGAGACAGAGAGTGAGCAATGGCTGTGCCAGGTCTGAAACCAAAATGGGACTTTCCAGCAGCTAAGATTTCCCATCGAAGTTGCAAAACAGTTTTTTGGAGTAGTTGTTGTCCATGGTTGCCTTAGATAAACacaacagagaaacagaaagacacTTTGATGTTATGGTCACACATTAATTTCACGTGTGGCCACACTTGAAGTTCTCTGGTCTGGACTACAAGATTACACAGTGGACTGTGTCTAATAGGATGCACGGTGGCTTTTTACAGGTCGTGTTGCCATCAGGGCTGCAGGCATGATTACGGCTTCAAGGCCGtaacaatataaataaataacacagGCTTCCCTACAGAAGTCAAGcggtatttttaaaattcttccttttctaagcGGTATCATTTCAAGGAGCCAAGCAAACAGCCGGGCCGTGGGCTTGCCGCCAGCCGCTCCACACGACACCACTGTTGCACCGAAGTTTTTGTGCGTGTGGCGGCTATTTACAGTGGCATCTCTGGAGCAAACTCACATACCGCCCGacctgccctggcacagccgGCTGGGGCTCAGATGGACGTCAGGCACCCGCTGGCCAACTGGGGTGGAGGAGAGGCTACTGTTGGAAACAAAGGCACCATCGCAGGGCTTGCTTCGAGCCATTTCGCCTCATTTTCCAACACGATGGTGCATGAGCGACTGACGTGGGTGTCTGCcggaggtgggatggggaggctCGGGAGCCCAGCACCGCGGGTTTTCGCCTGTGCGGCAGCCGGGCTTTCTGCACACACGCCCCTCCGTCGCGGGACCGCAAGCGGCgaataaaacaaagttttagGGTGggcagaagggggggggggggtgtgggggtgtgtgtgtgcgcgcctGCAGCCCTCTGCCCCGCTTCGCACCTCCAGTGTTAACACCCAAGGGCGGCTGAAAGGCTCCGTTCGTGCCTTcggggagggggcacggcggggctgccccgggagCTATCCCGCGGGACGAAGCGCCGGGGAAAGGCAGCTCGCAGCACCCTCGaacccccccgaccccccccccccccccccccccccgccggcgcAGCGAGGGCAGCCCGGCTGCGCGCTCCTCCCGGGGCCGGACACCTCGGGgcgtgcggggcggggggggatcCCCTCCCGCAGTGGcgcacccccctcccctttcccgTAAAGTCACCTTCGGTCCGGGtgggccgggccgcccccccctccccccccgcgccccgcggAGGGCCGCGCACTCACCCGCGGCGCGGAGCGGCCGCTCCGTCGCTCATCCCTCGCcggcgggcgcggagcggcggcaGCGCGGGCGAGCGGCGCCGGCCGGGgtgggcgcggggcgggggcgcggggggcggcccggcccggcccggctcggctcctCAGCGTGCGGctggccccgccgccgccgccgccgcgctgccctcccctcccctccctacCTGCTGCTCCGCGCGGGCGAAGGGGGCTTGAGGCAGTGCGGCCGGAGCCCCGGCTGCGGGTCGTTTGCCGTCATGTGAATATGCAGATTAATCGAGGGGGGTCGCGGCTGCCCGCTcaaagcggcggcggcggccggcggggccggaggAGGGAGCCCGCTGTGCTTCCGCGGCGCGGGCTGCGCCGCATCGGGAGGGAAGGGCTCAGGGGTCTCCCGGTTTCTGCTCTGACACTCGCTGCACCGAAGGAAGAAACGGTCTGAGCACCTCTGCAGCCAGGGAGCTCTACCCAGCTGAAATGCCTGCTAGGACCTTCTGACCGGAACGCTACTGGTTGCAGGAGAGGCAAAGCGCTTTTATTTGCTGGAAGTCGCTAAACTCAACAAAGTTTTGCCTGGCATGGAAAGCCAACGGAGGCCGCTGAAAACAGCCGTTGACAGTAGACCATGATGCCGTTGAGGAAATTCCGATGGTCCCCACCTTGAGAAGAACCCAGTGACTCTACAGCCTGCTAACAACCCCATGAGAAAACAGGCCTTCAccttataagaaaaaaacaaatttgccTAAGTTTCCAGGCACAGTTATTTCATCAGAGAATGCATAGAAACTGTGGCTGGAAGAAGACAAGGCTGAAAATGGAACAAAGTATCTAGAAAATCCTTTTTCCAGTGGCTTAGGCCTTTGCATGCAGTAAAAGGATCTGTGTGTAAGTTacatagaaaacattttaagggACACGTAAACAAGGTTAAAATAGCATGCACGGAGAAACTACATCTACTGCCATGCATCCATGCAGCAACAGAGAAAGCATCAAAGTTTGGCATGATGATCAGCCAGCCTGCACGGGGCACGCTGTACCAGATAATCCTTCTGACCATTAGAAAACAGTGCAAGATCTCAAGAACTACTTTGGGCATGGAGACCATGgatgcaaagtcctctcagcTTCCACTAGGAGATTGTGGGTAATAATTTACACCAGTGAAAAGCAAGTATTACATATAACACTATGAATTCAGGATGCCCTGGACAAATTCGTACacatagcaataaaaaaagacatgcCCCTGTGTTACATACTTACCGATCACCGTTTATGGTAAATGCAGGTGATCATAAAGCACAAATGTaggtgtttctctcacatttgcCTGCTCTACCCCTAAagccatagaatcatagaatcgtttatgttggaaaagaccttcaagatcatcgagtccaaccatcatccatgcccactaaaccacgttctggagtaccttgtctacttgctttttgaatatctccagggatggtgactcaaccacttccctgggcagcctattccaatgtctgacaaccctctcagtaaagaaatttttcctaatatccaacctaaatctcccttacctcaacttgaggccatttcctcttgtcctatcttcAGCACCATGTAGTAAAGGATACCAAGAGACATTCACAATTTgatggcaaaagaaaaacagctggcTGGATGTTTGCCTTTCTTGTTTTCAAGCTTTGCTTCATTTGCTTATGTCTTGAGCTTAGTCAAGAGCAGGTGCAGTCATCATTACACAGCTCTGCTCTTTCATTTGGTGCATCTGGTTCTTCAATCTATGCTCTTCACAGTCTGCTACAGTGATTCCAGAAACTTCAAGTTCTAAAGCTGTCTTACTGACACATAAGCCCACTGTCTACTTCATACACTCACAGACCAACTTTTTCTGTCAAGACTGCAGGAGGAGTTCCTCACAGTGAAAGAATTTCAGTTAGGATGCTCCTCTGCATAATGTTTTTTTACCCctgttccctttttcccctctgccaGGAATTACTGTACAAAAAGCTCCTTTTTAGTGCTCTTGTTTCAAACACCTGTGGCTTCCCTTGATGTGGCGTGAACGTGCCATATCTTTTCCCACCTGCATTTGGTGAAGTCGTTATCTAATTATTTCAGCCTTTTATGCCATGGCTACTTCTGTCATACAAATCCTTTCCTCTTCTATTCCAAAAGCTACAAAAGGTACCCATACACGTGTcaaatttatttccagttttgGAGCTGGCTGTTTCAAATCAGGGCTGAGTTTGCTTTCATAGCTTTTCCCTGACAACAGGCTTGTTCTTTGGCACCTTGCGGACTCTGCTACTGTGGCCCATTTGTTTCATCACAAACAAAATTCGCTTAGCAAAACCAataactgcttttccttttcttgcagaTAGCATATATCTGCTCTTCTTGATCTGCAGAGCAGATCACTGCCACACGGAGAAGCCAGAACATTAATAGCTTCTGTCACTGCTACCATTCTTATTGCGATAGATCTTCCGGAGGATTACACAGAGGTTGTGGCCACATAAACAGAGAAAGGCAATGCTTCAGGCACAAACCTGGAGCAAACTGCACTGTGCCAGCTCTGATCAAACAAATGGACTATGTTTTGTTGAAAGCACAGAAGGCAAGGAAGACATCCCTTGAGATGGcactgaaaaacagaggaaagctgCCCCAGTTTGTCCTGGGATAAAGTTGTCAGTGTTGGGAGTTGGGGCCACataggttcttttttttttttttttctttttaattgtatattttcatctttataAAACCTGGGTTCACTCATTTTGGACTTCTACCCAAAGATGAAAtattcctcctgctgctgtgctcaACACAGTTAAGGAAATAACTTACGAAAGAATAtctatgaaaaatttaaaaatggtgtTAAAGCTCAACCGATGTCTGAGGGAGGGGAAATGTGCAGTGGAATCTCGCTGTgcctctgcttctccttcaCTGAACATTAAAGCTGAGTTTCTACAGTCATTTTTAGGGCATCATGAATTAAAGATCTCTGTAGGAACATAAGCCATGGTGAGAAGATGCTGCAACACGTAAGACACATTCCTGTTCTGAACAAGGACTTCCCAGACAGTGGAAGTGTGCCGGATCTGGGATTTCGGTTTGGTCTGTTATGGAGGAGAGGGCTCACTGCCAAAGTCAGAGGAATGTGCAAACAGCTAATTCCAGCTAAAGCAATATgagggagagaggcagaaaaactCCCAGCACTAGATTCTGTCACCTCAGTGAATAGCAGCGTGGAGAGAGTCCCTTCGCTCCTATGGCGAGTCTCATGGATATCCATCCTGGGCAACTCTGTCAGACCGTGGGGTTTGTCAGACAAgactgaagcagagaaaagaaagaccaAAATCCAAGAAAGGACATAATTTAGAAGCATTGTGTGTTTTCTCAGTGCCTTAGTCCTTTTCCACTTGTACCCAGCGGATCTGGACTGTTCTCCCTTCCGTTGCTGTTGTTAAGCTCCTCAGCTTGCTCAGCTCCTCTCTCAGCACCGCTTCAGGCTTTCAGTTTCCACAGGCAATGAGTCTTACATGCATGtgctctctctcttcccctctctttctctgGGTGTTCCTGCCCCTTCCAACAGACTTTGAACCCACCAGCCAGTTTTAGCTACAGCTGATGGAGGATCAGAAATCCCAAAGCTGTTTaggctcctgccagccccacgAGCCTGAGTGGCTGCAGGTAAGCACAGCAAAAGGGACGCTTGCTGCCGCTGGCAGGAGGGGCTCCAGgaggattttcagaagtgcctgAGTGATGGAGGGACCTAGCTGCTGTTTTC encodes the following:
- the AQP4 gene encoding aquaporin-4 isoform X2, giving the protein MSDGAAAPRRGKCGRLCKCESIMVAFKGVWTQPFWKAVSAEFLAMLIFVLLSLGSTINWGGAEKPLPVDMVLISLCFGLSIATMVQCFGHISGGHINPAVTVAMVCTRKISLAKSVFYILAQCLGAIVGAGILYLVTPPSVVGGLGVTAVHGDLSAGHGLLVELIITFQLVFTIFASCDSKRSDVTGSVALAIGFSVAIGHLFAINYTGASMNPARSFGPAVIMGRWENQWVYWVGPIIGAVLAGALYEYVYCPDVELKRRFKDVFSKATQPSKGKYIEVDDNRSHVETDDLILKPGIVHVIDIDRGEDKKGRDPSSEVLSSV
- the AQP4 gene encoding aquaporin-4 isoform X1 gives rise to the protein MTANDPQPGLRPHCLKPPSPARSSSKCGRLCKCESIMVAFKGVWTQPFWKAVSAEFLAMLIFVLLSLGSTINWGGAEKPLPVDMVLISLCFGLSIATMVQCFGHISGGHINPAVTVAMVCTRKISLAKSVFYILAQCLGAIVGAGILYLVTPPSVVGGLGVTAVHGDLSAGHGLLVELIITFQLVFTIFASCDSKRSDVTGSVALAIGFSVAIGHLFAINYTGASMNPARSFGPAVIMGRWENQWVYWVGPIIGAVLAGALYEYVYCPDVELKRRFKDVFSKATQPSKGKYIEVDDNRSHVETDDLILKPGIVHVIDIDRGEDKKGRDPSSEVLSSV
- the AQP4 gene encoding aquaporin-4 isoform X3, which translates into the protein MVAFKGVWTQPFWKAVSAEFLAMLIFVLLSLGSTINWGGAEKPLPVDMVLISLCFGLSIATMVQCFGHISGGHINPAVTVAMVCTRKISLAKSVFYILAQCLGAIVGAGILYLVTPPSVVGGLGVTAVHGDLSAGHGLLVELIITFQLVFTIFASCDSKRSDVTGSVALAIGFSVAIGHLFAINYTGASMNPARSFGPAVIMGRWENQWVYWVGPIIGAVLAGALYEYVYCPDVELKRRFKDVFSKATQPSKGKYIEVDDNRSHVETDDLILKPGIVHVIDIDRGEDKKGRDPSSEVLSSV